A single window of Crassostrea angulata isolate pt1a10 chromosome 8, ASM2561291v2, whole genome shotgun sequence DNA harbors:
- the LOC128158687 gene encoding leukocyte elastase inhibitor-like, whose amino-acid sequence MLQTNILFIVLLFVCVGIYTVMTTGQPFRNKETASAFGDANKAVMLSLLKQLPQASNVFYSPFSISTALAMVHLGARTQTLKEMNEVLHFDKMAKDIHSAFGGYLEYLSKETGDVTLKTANRIYQSMMLKPEETFMKECEKHFKAATESMDFSQSAVASSKINSWVSQQTESKIQNLVPADALDALTVMVLINAIYFKGNWKSQFQSEETQKMEFRNKKDNFMTDMMYQMDYFRFCHLPEMQIKALDIPYQGDKLSMLVLLPMAVDGLNDLEKKLSEHLLNDIISNLEENEVEVYLPKFKMESEFNLRPYLSAMGMSSAFDENKADFSGMDKSKNVYISELFHKAFVEMNEEGSEAGAITFLVTSTSNHITQEFRANHPFLFFIRDSVNDVILFSGRFYQPVETPGKDEL is encoded by the coding sequence ATGTTACAGACTAATATCTTGTTTATTGTGTTACTTTTTGTTTGTGTTGGTATATACACAGTAATGACGACTGGTCAACCCTTTAGAAATAAAGAGACCGCAAGTGCATTTGGCGATGCCAACAAGGCTGTCATGTTGAGTCTTTTGAAACAGTTACCACAGGCATCGAACGTTTTCTATTCGCCTTTTAGCATTTCCACTGCTTTAGCCATGGTCCACTTGGGAGCAAGAACACAAACTCTAAAAGAAATGAATGAAGTTCTTCATTTTGACAAAATGGCAAAGGATATCCACTCAGCTTTTGGGGGTTACCTGGAGTATTTGTCAAAGGAAACTGGTGATGTTACCCTTAAAACAGCAAATAGGATCTATCAAAGCATGATGCTTAAGCCTGAAGAGACATTTATGAAAGAATGTGAAAAGCATTTCAAGGCTGCAACAGAATCAATGGATTTCTCTCAGTCAGCAGTAGCGAGTTCGAAAATAAATTCTTGGGTTAGTCAACAAACAGAAAGTAAAATCCAGAATCTGGTTCCAGCTGATGCACTAGATGCCTTAACAGTCATGGTTCTCATCAACGCCATCTACTTCAAAGGGAACTGGAAAAGTCAATTTCAATCCGAGGAAACTCAAAAAATGGAATTTCGAAACAAAAAGGATAATTTCATGACTGACATGATGTATCAGATGGATTATTTTAGATTCTGCCATTTACCCGAAATGCAAATAAAGGCCCTAGACATTCCATACCAAGGTGATAAACTAAGCATGCTCGTTCTTCTACCAATGGCTGTGGATGGACTAAATGATCTGGAAAAGAAGCTGTCTGAACATCTTCTCAATGACATCATCAGTAATCTCGAGGAGAACGAGGTCGAGGTGTATCTTCCAAAGTTCAAAATGGAAAGTGAGTTTAATTTGAGGCCCTATTTATCTGCTATGGGGATGTCGTCTGCTTTTGACGAGAATAAGGCGGACTTTTCCGGAATGGACAAAAGCAAAAATGTCTACATCAGCGAATTGTTTCATAAAGCATTCGTGGAGATGAACGAAGAAGGGTCAGAAGCAGGAGCTATTACATTTCTTGTGACAAGTACCTCTAATCATATAACACAAGAGTTCAGAGCAAACCATCCTTTCCTTTTCTTTATCCGTGATTCGGTAAACGACGTCATTCTTTTTTCCGGCAGATTCTACCAACCAGTGGAAACGCCCGGTAAAGACGAATTGTAA